From a region of the Basfia succiniciproducens genome:
- a CDS encoding glutathione S-transferase — MKLWYSTTSPFARKVLVTLKHQQLEDKTDLLRITSSFDPDSPHNQVNPLGRIPALQRNCGNWLFGSLLICEYLDQKGACPKLIPESGKPRWAVLALHNLVDGIMENTMPMVAEKMLRPENEWWTSRHQQLMDRNVRSFTQLEQALVPFGTELNIGTITAVCLIDWWIFRADKIGYDLAAHFPHLVTWAEDMNNKYAILAATKPGI, encoded by the coding sequence ATGAAACTTTGGTATTCAACAACAAGTCCGTTTGCGCGTAAGGTGTTGGTGACCTTAAAACATCAACAGCTTGAAGATAAAACCGATTTATTACGTATTACATCGTCTTTCGATCCCGATTCCCCTCATAACCAGGTAAATCCGCTCGGGCGGATACCGGCTTTACAACGTAATTGCGGTAATTGGCTTTTCGGTAGTTTATTAATTTGTGAATATCTCGATCAAAAAGGCGCCTGCCCTAAGCTGATTCCTGAGAGCGGTAAACCGCGCTGGGCAGTACTGGCGTTACATAATTTAGTTGACGGTATTATGGAAAACACTATGCCGATGGTAGCGGAAAAAATGTTACGTCCGGAAAATGAATGGTGGACAAGTCGTCATCAACAATTAATGGATCGCAATGTTCGGAGTTTTACCCAGCTTGAACAAGCGCTTGTCCCCTTCGGTACCGAGTTAAACATTGGCACTATAACTGCTGTTTGCCTGATCGATTGGTGGATTTTCCGTGCGGATAAGATAGGCTATGATTTGGCCGCTCATTTCCCTCATTTGGTAACCTGGGCGGAGGACATGAATAAT
- a CDS encoding NUDIX hydrolase N-terminal domain-containing protein, with translation MTDKLLNEPWLTWAIQIQAIAQNGLAYCQNVYDIERYEQLRDIAAAMLSYKTAIPQDKVKNLFCNEQGYQTPKVDTRAAIFKDDKILLVQESDGLWSLPGGWCDVLESIDSNTVKETREEAGLDINTQFIIAIHDQHKRNYPPFAYAVLKTFVMCELIEGEFRPNSETIASDWFALDELPPMAEEKNTPSQVELCFQAHHSKHWVTQFD, from the coding sequence ATGACAGATAAATTATTAAACGAACCCTGGCTCACTTGGGCGATACAAATTCAGGCAATTGCGCAAAACGGGCTGGCTTATTGCCAAAATGTGTATGATATCGAACGTTATGAACAGCTGCGCGATATCGCGGCGGCGATGTTGAGCTATAAAACGGCGATTCCACAAGATAAGGTAAAAAATTTATTTTGCAACGAACAAGGTTATCAGACGCCGAAAGTAGATACGCGGGCGGCAATTTTTAAAGACGATAAAATTCTGTTAGTGCAGGAATCCGACGGGCTTTGGTCTTTGCCCGGCGGTTGGTGCGACGTATTGGAAAGCATTGATTCCAATACCGTAAAAGAAACCCGGGAAGAGGCGGGGCTTGATATCAATACGCAATTTATTATCGCCATTCATGATCAACACAAGCGCAATTATCCGCCTTTTGCCTATGCGGTGCTGAAAACATTTGTGATGTGCGAATTGATTGAGGGTGAATTTCGGCCGAATAGCGAAACTATAGCTTCGGACTGGTTTGCGCTTGATGAATTGCCGCCGATGGCGGAAGAAAAAAATACCCCCTCGCAGGTTGAATTATGCTTTCAGGCGCACCATAGTAAGCATTGGGTTACGCAATTTGACTAA
- a CDS encoding DUF2251 domain-containing protein, with the protein MLHLVLEDRHIIGQEKRLGVHSTEQDHLAVVFEDDGETGYFYAINTQEAQPVVDSLSVYNVNGIESLQEPRQVQICWSEDGNRAFLLVNGYPHAAFDFTRLIGYNHSKYPLPELGSMWSHENITDKLVEEWLTP; encoded by the coding sequence ATGCTACATTTAGTTTTAGAAGACAGACACATTATTGGTCAGGAAAAACGCCTCGGCGTGCATTCTACCGAACAGGATCACCTTGCGGTGGTATTTGAAGACGACGGCGAAACCGGCTATTTTTACGCCATCAACACGCAAGAAGCGCAACCGGTTGTCGATAGCCTTTCCGTTTATAATGTAAACGGTATCGAGAGTTTACAGGAACCCCGCCAAGTGCAAATTTGTTGGAGTGAAGACGGAAACAGAGCTTTTCTTCTGGTAAACGGTTATCCCCATGCCGCCTTTGATTTTACCCGTTTAATCGGTTATAACCACAGCAAATATCCGTTACCGGAATTAGGTAGTATGTGGTCACATGAAAATATCACTGATAAACTTGTGGAAGAATGGTTGACACCTTAA
- a CDS encoding YqgE/AlgH family protein, which translates to MELQDKLLIAMPNLQDSYFSQSVIYICEHNEQGAMGLVLNQVTDLSIAELVAKLNFMMADGRHYPETYVFAGGPVSMDRGFILHTATERTFEHSYRVTDNLQLTTSEDVIETFGTPEAPEKYLVALGCATWTSGQLEKEIADNDWLVVPANNHILFDVPWAERWTAAQQLLGFQPANLVAEAGYC; encoded by the coding sequence ATGGAATTACAGGATAAATTATTAATTGCAATGCCGAATTTACAGGATAGCTATTTTTCCCAGTCGGTGATTTATATTTGCGAACATAATGAGCAAGGCGCTATGGGATTGGTATTGAATCAGGTTACCGATCTCAGTATTGCGGAACTTGTGGCCAAATTAAATTTTATGATGGCGGACGGTCGTCATTATCCCGAAACCTATGTGTTCGCCGGCGGGCCTGTGAGTATGGATCGCGGGTTTATTTTGCATACGGCAACAGAACGTACTTTTGAGCACAGTTATCGGGTAACGGATAATCTACAGTTAACCACTTCGGAAGATGTCATTGAAACTTTCGGTACGCCTGAGGCACCGGAAAAGTATTTAGTCGCCCTTGGTTGCGCCACCTGGACATCCGGACAATTGGAAAAAGAAATCGCTGACAACGATTGGTTAGTGGTGCCGGCGAATAATCATATTTTATTCGATGTACCTTGGGCTGAACGTTGGACGGCCGCACAACAATTATTGGGTTTCCAACCGGCTAATTTGGTGGCGGAGGCAGGGTATTGTTAA
- the ruvX gene encoding Holliday junction resolvase RuvX — translation MGICALAFDFGTKSIGCAVGQSITGTAQALPAFKAQNGIPNWDSIEKCLKEWKPDVLVVGLPLNMDGTEQEFTSRARKFANRLHGRFGVKVELQDERLTTTEARTEIFQRGGYKALNKSKVDGISAALILESWFERHS, via the coding sequence ATGGGTATCTGTGCATTGGCTTTCGATTTCGGCACTAAAAGTATCGGTTGTGCGGTGGGGCAAAGTATTACCGGCACAGCCCAGGCTTTACCCGCATTTAAAGCGCAGAACGGTATTCCGAATTGGGATAGCATTGAAAAATGTCTGAAAGAATGGAAACCCGATGTATTAGTAGTCGGCTTGCCTTTAAATATGGACGGTACGGAGCAGGAGTTTACATCGCGGGCAAGAAAATTTGCCAACCGCCTTCACGGGCGTTTTGGTGTGAAAGTGGAATTACAGGATGAACGGCTGACTACCACGGAAGCCCGTACGGAAATTTTTCAGCGCGGTGGTTATAAAGCTTTAAATAAAAGCAAGGTTGACGGCATTTCCGCTGCGTTAATTTTAGAAAGCTGGTTTGAGCGACATTCGTAA
- the glnA gene encoding type I glutamate--ammonia ligase produces the protein MANPNAIQRVAKLIEDNDVKFVLLRFTDIKGKEHGVSLPVNLVADELEDFFEEGKMFDGSSVEGWKAINKADMLLMPMPETAVIDPFAQITTLSIRCSVYEPNTMQSYDRDPRSIATRAENYLKSTGIADQALFGPEPEFFLFDDVRFSTEMNNVSYKIDDIEAAWNTNRKFEDGNNAYRPLKKGGYCAVAPIDNSHDIRSEMCLILEEMGLVIEAHHHEVATAGQNEIASKFNTLTLKADETQIYKYVVQNVALEYGKTACFMAKPFAGDNGSGMHCNMSLSKDGKNVFQGDKYAGLSETALYYIGGIIKHAKALNAFTNPTTNSYKRLVPGFEAPVLLAYSASNRSASIRIPAVTSPKAIRVEARFPDPLANPYLAFAALLMAGIDGIINKIHPGDAMDKNLYDLPPEELKEIPAVCSSLEEALDSLQADHEFLIQGGVFSKDFIDAFVAIKRKEVERVNMTPHPVEFEMYYA, from the coding sequence ATGGCAAACCCAAATGCAATTCAACGCGTTGCAAAATTAATTGAAGACAATGACGTAAAGTTTGTCCTTCTTCGTTTTACCGATATTAAAGGTAAAGAACACGGTGTTTCATTACCGGTTAATTTAGTAGCTGATGAATTAGAAGACTTTTTTGAAGAAGGTAAAATGTTCGATGGTTCCTCAGTTGAGGGTTGGAAAGCAATTAATAAAGCCGATATGCTTTTAATGCCAATGCCGGAAACCGCCGTAATTGATCCTTTCGCACAAATCACTACCCTTTCCATCCGCTGTAGCGTTTACGAACCAAACACCATGCAAAGCTATGACCGAGACCCTCGTTCAATCGCGACTCGTGCCGAAAACTATTTAAAATCAACCGGTATCGCAGACCAAGCATTATTCGGACCGGAGCCGGAATTCTTCTTATTTGACGATGTTCGTTTCAGTACGGAAATGAATAACGTTTCTTACAAAATCGACGATATTGAAGCGGCATGGAATACTAACCGTAAATTTGAAGACGGTAATAACGCTTATCGTCCGTTGAAAAAAGGCGGCTATTGCGCTGTCGCGCCAATTGATAATTCCCACGACATTCGTTCCGAAATGTGCTTAATTTTAGAAGAAATGGGATTAGTTATTGAAGCGCACCACCATGAAGTTGCCACCGCCGGTCAAAATGAAATTGCGTCAAAATTCAATACGTTAACCTTAAAAGCCGACGAAACGCAAATCTATAAATATGTGGTACAAAATGTTGCGTTAGAATACGGTAAAACCGCCTGCTTTATGGCAAAACCTTTTGCCGGCGATAACGGTTCGGGTATGCACTGTAATATGTCATTAAGCAAAGACGGTAAAAACGTATTCCAAGGCGATAAATATGCCGGTCTTTCCGAAACCGCGCTTTATTACATCGGCGGTATTATCAAACACGCTAAAGCGTTAAATGCGTTCACCAACCCGACCACTAACTCATATAAACGTTTAGTACCGGGATTTGAAGCGCCTGTATTATTAGCTTATTCGGCAAGTAACCGTTCGGCTTCCATCCGTATTCCTGCGGTAACCAGCCCGAAAGCAATCCGTGTTGAAGCGCGCTTCCCGGATCCATTGGCAAATCCGTATCTGGCTTTCGCCGCGTTATTAATGGCGGGTATCGACGGTATTATCAATAAAATCCATCCGGGCGATGCGATGGATAAAAACCTATACGACTTACCGCCGGAAGAATTAAAAGAAATTCCGGCAGTTTGTTCGTCTTTGGAAGAAGCTCTTGATTCTTTACAAGCCGACCATGAATTTTTAATCCAAGGCGGTGTATTCAGCAAAGACTTCATTGATGCCTTTGTTGCTATCAAACGTAAAGAAGTGGAACGCGTAAATATGACGCCGCATCCGGTAGAATTTGAAATGTATTATGCTTAA